Proteins encoded within one genomic window of Nordella sp. HKS 07:
- the thiM gene encoding hydroxyethylthiazole kinase, translating into MMTMPGTLLAKLRERPPLVQCITNYVAMNIAANVMLAAGASPAMVHAAEEAGEFAGLASALTVNIGTLSPDWLAGMRTAVAAAHEKSIPWVLDPVAHFATSFRRNAVEQLLALRPTIIRANASEIIALAGGASAGQGVDSRDPVEQAEAAAVVLAGQHGAVVAVTGAVDFVTDGRQSMRIAGGSSLMPKVTALGCALTCLVGAFAATSPREPLAATVAALACFGVAGEAAARQAEGPGSFAWRFLDALAALDPATLDAEAKVAAA; encoded by the coding sequence ATGATGACCATGCCCGGAACGTTGCTCGCCAAGCTGCGCGAGAGGCCGCCGCTCGTCCAATGTATCACCAACTATGTCGCGATGAATATCGCGGCCAATGTGATGCTGGCGGCCGGCGCCTCGCCCGCCATGGTCCATGCGGCGGAAGAGGCCGGCGAATTCGCCGGCCTTGCCTCAGCACTCACCGTCAATATCGGCACCTTGTCGCCGGACTGGCTCGCCGGCATGAGAACGGCAGTCGCGGCCGCCCATGAGAAGTCGATACCCTGGGTCCTTGATCCGGTGGCGCATTTCGCGACTTCATTCCGCCGCAACGCAGTGGAGCAGTTGCTCGCGCTGCGTCCCACAATCATCCGGGCGAATGCGTCGGAGATCATCGCGCTGGCGGGCGGCGCGAGCGCCGGCCAGGGCGTCGACAGCCGCGATCCGGTCGAGCAGGCCGAAGCGGCGGCGGTGGTGCTTGCGGGTCAACACGGCGCGGTCGTCGCGGTCACCGGTGCGGTCGATTTCGTAACCGACGGGCGGCAATCGATGCGTATTGCCGGCGGCTCGTCCCTGATGCCCAAGGTGACGGCGCTCGGCTGTGCGCTCACTTGCCTGGTCGGCGCCTTCGCGGCGACGTCACCGCGTGAACCCCTGGCGGCGACGGTCGCCGCCTTGGCCTGTTTCGGCGTGGCGGGCGAGGCGGCGGCGCGACAGGCGGAAGGGCCGGGGTCGTTCGCCTGGCGCTTCCTCGACGCATTGGCGGCCCTCGATCCCGCTACCCTCGATGCTGAGGCGAAGGTGGCGGCGGCATGA
- the thiE gene encoding thiamine phosphate synthase, producing the protein MRPFDLSVYLVLDPVLCRDLSMVETTRAAVAGGVTMVQLRDKDAGTARMIETGRALLAVLAGTGVSLIVNDDVEAAIAIAADGLHVGQEDMPAAAARHLIGPDKILGLSIETPDAARAVADAPVDYVGIGPVFATPTKADHKQPIGFGGLAELVALCRLPAVAIGGLKAEHAAPVITAGADGLAVVSAICGRFDPRAEAQRIAEAVRTARARRNGGAAHDRARR; encoded by the coding sequence ATGAGACCTTTCGATCTTTCCGTCTATCTCGTGCTCGACCCGGTCCTCTGCCGCGATCTGTCGATGGTCGAGACCACGCGCGCCGCCGTTGCGGGCGGTGTCACCATGGTGCAGCTGCGTGACAAGGATGCCGGTACCGCCCGTATGATCGAGACGGGGCGCGCGCTCCTGGCCGTCCTGGCGGGGACAGGCGTGTCGCTCATCGTCAATGACGACGTCGAGGCCGCCATCGCCATCGCGGCCGATGGCCTGCATGTGGGTCAGGAGGACATGCCCGCGGCCGCGGCTCGACATCTGATCGGACCCGATAAAATTCTCGGCCTTTCGATCGAGACGCCGGACGCCGCGCGCGCCGTGGCCGATGCTCCGGTCGACTATGTCGGCATCGGGCCGGTCTTCGCCACCCCGACCAAGGCCGACCACAAGCAGCCCATCGGATTTGGCGGCCTCGCCGAGCTTGTCGCTTTATGCCGGCTTCCGGCGGTGGCGATCGGCGGGCTCAAGGCCGAGCACGCCGCGCCGGTGATCACGGCGGGAGCGGACGGGCTCGCCGTGGTGTCGGCCATTTGCGGGAGGTTCGATCCGCGCGCCGAGGCCCAGCGGATCGCTGAAGCCGTCAGGACCGCCAGAGCGCGTAGAAATGGTGGAGCGGCCCATGACCGTGCCCGACGGTGA
- a CDS encoding YafY family protein yields the protein MRRADRLLQVLQILRRHRRPVTGDAMAEELEVSLRTVYRDINSLVGQGVPIRGEAGIGYVLGEGYDMPPLMFTADELEAVMLGLRWVTRRGDGQLSRAARDSVAKIGAVLPEGLRPFLFDAGLVVAPRDERTVDAVDVAALRSAIRESRKVSIQYRDEIDRYTERTIWPIGIVYYEATRNIIAWCELRTAFRHFRTDRIAQVDILKDRYPKRRKALLKEWQDELRADMERPDLDVFL from the coding sequence ATGAGACGCGCTGACCGACTTCTTCAAGTGCTGCAGATCCTGCGCCGCCACCGGCGCCCGGTGACCGGTGATGCCATGGCCGAGGAACTGGAAGTGTCGCTGCGCACCGTCTATCGCGACATCAATTCCCTGGTCGGCCAGGGCGTGCCGATCAGGGGCGAGGCCGGCATCGGCTATGTGCTGGGCGAGGGCTACGACATGCCCCCCTTGATGTTCACGGCGGACGAGCTCGAGGCGGTGATGCTTGGCTTGCGCTGGGTGACACGGCGCGGCGATGGGCAGCTGTCGCGGGCGGCGCGCGATTCCGTCGCCAAGATCGGCGCCGTTCTGCCGGAAGGCTTGCGGCCCTTCCTGTTCGACGCCGGCCTCGTCGTGGCGCCGCGCGACGAGCGCACCGTCGATGCCGTAGATGTCGCGGCCTTGCGCAGCGCCATCCGCGAGAGCCGCAAAGTATCGATCCAGTATCGCGACGAGATCGATCGCTACACCGAGCGCACCATCTGGCCGATCGGCATCGTTTATTACGAAGCGACCCGCAACATCATCGCCTGGTGCGAACTGCGCACGGCCTTCCGCCATTTTCGCACCGACCGCATCGCCCAGGTCGACATCCTGAAGGACCGTTACCCCAAGCGCCGCAAGGCGCTGCTCAAGGAATGGCAGGATGAGCTGCGTGCCGACATGGAGAGACCCGATCTCGACGTGTTCCTCTAA